A part of Vespertiliibacter pulmonis genomic DNA contains:
- the tsaE gene encoding tRNA (adenosine(37)-N6)-threonylcarbamoyltransferase complex ATPase subunit type 1 TsaE has translation MNNTFYLKNEEALLQFGECLAIQFRDYLNKSTSNSLVIYLNGELGAGKTTLTRSIVRTFGHQGNVKSPTYTLVEEYILPPFSLYHFDLYRLADPEELEFMGIRDYFKAQTLCLLEWANCGLGMIPPADFIIQLDYAEQGRNLQLLPQNAKADELFRKFLNNQTACKI, from the coding sequence ATGAATAATACGTTCTATCTAAAAAATGAAGAAGCATTGCTCCAATTCGGGGAATGCCTTGCAATTCAATTTCGTGATTATTTAAACAAAAGCACGAGCAACTCTCTTGTCATTTACCTAAATGGTGAATTAGGAGCAGGTAAAACGACCCTTACTCGTAGTATTGTTCGCACATTTGGTCATCAAGGCAATGTAAAAAGCCCGACTTATACTCTCGTTGAAGAATACATACTTCCACCATTTTCGCTTTACCATTTTGATTTATATCGTTTAGCAGATCCTGAAGAACTTGAGTTTATGGGGATTCGTGATTATTTTAAAGCACAAACGCTCTGCTTACTTGAATGGGCAAACTGTGGACTCGGAATGATTCCCCCAGCTGATTTTATTATTCAATTAGATTATGCAGAACAAGGACGTAACCTACAACTTCTGCCACAAAATGCTAAAGCAGATGAGCTATTTCGCAAATTTTTAAACAATCAGACCGCTTGTAAAATATAA
- a CDS encoding oxidoreductase, whose amino-acid sequence MASIHLAIASDFLLAEKLLEAVENSELKIEKISAIELESFGEEHSLRFGTKAVPQLSVEEVDWSQFSHVLFAGKMKEAELLAKAVQAGCLVIDLYGITALISNVPVIVPSVNDEMIANVRERNIVALANPQISQLALALKPLLAQPISQVFVSSLLPSAYFGDEKVRELAGQTAQLLNGIPLDDDKPRVAFDVVPANVQGEEANLPFSRAFELQLAKVLPNLTACVSFHAIQVPVFYGISQMVTVKSDYMLDVATLNEQWQTQRWISFNDNQVMTAVKNGENEDQNGLQISQLLAQNDNKIQFWSVADEQRFSLAFLAIELLQQVLEY is encoded by the coding sequence ATGGCAAGTATTCACTTAGCGATCGCCAGTGATTTTTTGTTGGCAGAAAAATTATTAGAAGCAGTAGAAAATAGCGAATTAAAGATTGAAAAGATTTCTGCTATTGAATTAGAAAGTTTTGGCGAAGAACATTCTTTACGGTTTGGAACAAAAGCAGTACCACAATTATCAGTTGAAGAAGTGGATTGGTCGCAATTTAGCCACGTTTTGTTTGCAGGAAAAATGAAAGAGGCGGAATTATTAGCGAAAGCAGTACAGGCTGGGTGCTTAGTGATTGATTTATATGGTATTACGGCTTTGATTAGTAATGTTCCAGTTATTGTGCCAAGCGTGAATGATGAAATGATTGCTAATGTGAGAGAGAGAAATATTGTTGCACTGGCAAACCCACAAATTAGCCAATTAGCTTTGGCATTGAAACCGTTGTTAGCACAGCCTATCTCGCAGGTTTTTGTTTCTTCACTCTTACCTTCTGCCTATTTTGGTGATGAAAAGGTGCGTGAGCTTGCGGGACAAACGGCACAATTATTGAATGGCATTCCGCTTGATGATGACAAGCCTCGTGTAGCTTTTGATGTCGTTCCAGCGAATGTTCAAGGAGAAGAAGCGAATTTACCGTTTTCTCGTGCTTTTGAGTTACAACTTGCAAAAGTATTACCAAATCTTACCGCTTGTGTTAGCTTTCACGCTATTCAAGTACCTGTTTTTTATGGTATTTCTCAAATGGTAACGGTTAAATCAGATTATATGTTAGATGTGGCGACTTTAAATGAGCAGTGGCAAACACAACGGTGGATATCATTTAACGACAATCAAGTGATGACAGCGGTCAAAAATGGTGAAAATGAAGATCAAAATGGTTTACAAATTAGTCAGTTATTAGCACAGAATGATAATAAAATTCAATTTTGGAGTGTGGCGGATGAGCAACGTTTTAGCCTTGCATTTTTAGCGATTGAATTATTACAGCAGGTATTGGAATATTAA
- the orn gene encoding oligoribonuclease encodes MSQNKQNLIWIDLEMTGLDPEKERIIEIATIVTDKDLNILAEGPVLAIHQPDELLNKMSEWCTTTHTANGLIERVKQSKLNERAAELQTLDFLKKWVSKGASPICGNSIAQDKRFLYKYMPDLADYFHYRHLDVSTLKELATRWKPEIFNQFSKKNTHLALDDIKESIEELKFYRTHFINLADNE; translated from the coding sequence ATGAGTCAAAATAAACAGAATTTAATTTGGATCGATCTTGAAATGACTGGGCTTGATCCTGAAAAAGAACGTATTATTGAAATTGCCACGATTGTAACTGACAAAGATCTCAATATTCTTGCGGAAGGCCCAGTACTTGCTATTCATCAACCAGATGAGTTATTAAATAAAATGAGTGAATGGTGTACCACAACACATACTGCGAATGGCTTAATTGAGCGGGTTAAACAGAGCAAACTCAACGAACGTGCCGCTGAATTACAAACCTTAGATTTTCTAAAAAAATGGGTGTCTAAAGGCGCTTCACCTATTTGTGGCAACAGTATTGCTCAAGACAAACGTTTTTTATACAAATATATGCCTGATTTAGCTGACTATTTTCACTATCGCCATTTAGATGTGAGTACATTAAAAGAGCTAGCCACACGCTGGAAACCTGAAATATTCAACCAATTTTCTAAGAAAAATACCCATTTAGCTTTAGATGATATTAAAGAATCTATTGAAGAATTAAAATTTTATCGTACACACTTTATCAATTTGGCTGACAATGAATAA
- the fur gene encoding ferric iron uptake transcriptional regulator — MSEENIKLLKKVGLKVTEPRLTILELMQNIRSEKQHFSAEDIYKLLLEQKSEIGLATVYRVLNQFEEVEILTRHNFDTNKSVYELNQHQEHDHIICMDCGKVFEFKDPDMERRQREISQKHGMELANHSLYLYGKCSNIQQCDEKEKEKD, encoded by the coding sequence ATGTCTGAAGAAAATATTAAATTACTAAAGAAAGTAGGGTTGAAAGTTACTGAACCACGGCTAACAATCCTTGAGTTGATGCAAAATATTCGTAGTGAAAAACAACATTTTTCAGCGGAAGATATTTATAAATTACTATTAGAACAGAAATCTGAAATTGGTCTAGCGACCGTTTATCGTGTATTAAACCAATTTGAAGAAGTTGAAATTTTGACTCGCCATAATTTTGACACTAACAAATCTGTCTATGAATTAAATCAACACCAAGAACATGACCATATTATTTGTATGGACTGTGGAAAAGTATTCGAATTTAAAGATCCTGATATGGAACGTCGCCAACGTGAAATTAGCCAAAAACACGGAATGGAATTAGCTAATCACAGCTTATATCTCTATGGCAAATGTAGTAACATTCAGCAATGTGATGAAAAAGAGAAAGAAAAGGATTAA
- a CDS encoding N-acetylmuramoyl-L-alanine amidase — protein sequence MRNKFFTCLSATTLLLFSIQSYARTIIAIDAGHGGKDPGAMSKNLGIKEKDVTLSIARELKALLDADPNFKAIMTRNSDKFIQLPERTEIARKSRANYLVSIHADSSPNSSDMKGASVWVLSNRRANDELGKWMEDHEKQSELLGGAGSVLSTTNERYLSQTVLDLQFSHSQRSGYELGKTVLRRLSNITALAKSVPQHASLSVLRSPDIPSILIETGFLSNATEEQKLSRVSYHRQIARAIYNGLVEYRSRYSGYVVPKSVFKEDTPEKAKPSTNDKSVNTNKNAQVEKTKKQDRKATNEKTSVLSETKTKKEVTVKENRNKESAKKEQTKTINPNATQHIVGQDETLYSIARMYKTTPEKLSQLNGIKDNKIVVGKKLKIR from the coding sequence ATGAGAAATAAATTTTTTACCTGCCTAAGTGCAACTACCTTGTTACTCTTTAGTATTCAAAGTTACGCACGCACAATTATTGCTATTGATGCAGGACACGGAGGAAAAGACCCGGGCGCAATGAGTAAGAATTTAGGTATAAAAGAAAAAGATGTAACCCTTTCTATTGCTAGAGAATTAAAAGCATTACTTGATGCCGATCCTAATTTTAAAGCAATTATGACTCGTAATAGTGATAAATTTATCCAACTTCCTGAAAGAACAGAAATTGCTCGAAAATCCCGAGCAAACTATTTAGTTTCTATTCACGCCGATTCATCTCCTAATTCTAGTGATATGAAAGGGGCTTCTGTATGGGTGTTATCTAATAGACGAGCTAATGATGAGCTAGGCAAATGGATGGAAGATCACGAAAAACAATCTGAATTACTTGGGGGGGCTGGCTCAGTATTATCAACTACTAACGAACGCTATTTAAGCCAAACCGTACTAGATTTACAGTTTTCTCACTCACAACGTTCAGGCTATGAACTAGGAAAAACAGTATTACGCCGATTAAGTAATATCACCGCATTAGCAAAAAGTGTTCCACAACACGCCAGCCTCAGTGTATTACGTTCGCCGGATATCCCCTCTATTTTAATTGAAACGGGGTTTTTATCGAATGCAACCGAAGAACAAAAACTATCCAGAGTCTCTTATCATCGCCAAATTGCTCGAGCTATTTACAACGGGCTAGTAGAATATCGTAGCCGATATTCAGGCTATGTTGTGCCAAAATCTGTCTTTAAAGAAGACACACCTGAAAAGGCTAAACCTTCTACTAATGATAAATCGGTAAATACCAACAAAAATGCTCAAGTAGAAAAAACGAAAAAGCAAGATAGAAAAGCGACTAACGAAAAAACTTCCGTATTGAGTGAAACAAAAACGAAAAAAGAGGTTACTGTAAAAGAGAATAGAAATAAAGAAAGTGCTAAGAAAGAACAAACAAAGACTATCAACCCAAATGCTACGCAACACATTGTAGGGCAAGATGAAACGCTCTACTCTATTGCAAGAATGTATAAAACTACGCCTGAAAAATTGAGCCAGTTAAACGGGATTAAAGATAATAAAATCGTAGTAGGCAAAAAGTTGAAAATAAGATAA
- the fldA gene encoding flavodoxin FldA: protein MAVVGLFYGSDTGNTENISKMIQKQIGAELIDIRDIAKSTREDIESYDFLLFGIPTWYYGESQADWDDFMPTLKEIDFNGKVVGIFGCGDQEDYAEYFCDAMGTIRDVIEPNGGVIVGHWPTEGYSFEASQALVDETTFVGLCIDEDRQPELTDDRVARWCKQIFDEMYLAELA, encoded by the coding sequence ATGGCAGTTGTTGGTTTATTTTACGGTTCAGATACCGGAAACACAGAAAATATTTCTAAAATGATCCAAAAACAAATTGGAGCAGAATTAATTGATATTCGTGATATTGCAAAAAGTACCCGTGAAGATATTGAATCTTACGATTTCTTACTTTTTGGTATTCCAACTTGGTATTATGGCGAATCTCAAGCTGATTGGGACGACTTTATGCCGACCTTAAAAGAGATTGATTTTAATGGTAAAGTTGTAGGCATTTTCGGCTGTGGCGACCAAGAAGATTATGCCGAGTATTTCTGTGATGCGATGGGGACAATACGAGATGTAATTGAACCAAATGGCGGTGTTATTGTTGGTCATTGGCCAACGGAAGGATACAGTTTTGAAGCCTCACAAGCTCTTGTTGATGAAACCACCTTTGTCGGTTTATGTATTGATGAAGATCGCCAGCCAGAGCTTACTGACGATCGAGTGGCTCGATGGTGTAAACAAATTTTTGATGAAATGTATTTGGCAGAATTAGCCTAA
- a CDS encoding HI1450 family dsDNA-mimic protein: protein MTKLTPDEAIDIAYDIFLEMAGENLDPADILLFNLQFEERGAVEMVETSENWDQEIGTLIDPEAFAEVWVGLVNENDVMDDIFARFLISHDAENREYHVVWKE, encoded by the coding sequence ATAACAAAATTGACCCCTGATGAAGCGATTGATATTGCGTATGATATTTTTTTAGAAATGGCGGGAGAGAATTTAGATCCTGCAGATATTTTACTGTTTAATTTACAGTTTGAAGAGCGAGGCGCTGTGGAAATGGTTGAAACCAGCGAAAATTGGGATCAAGAAATTGGTACATTGATTGACCCTGAGGCATTTGCTGAAGTGTGGGTTGGGCTGGTTAATGAAAATGATGTAATGGACGATATTTTTGCCCGTTTTTTAATTTCTCACGATGCAGAAAATCGTGAATATCATGTTGTTTGGAAAGAATAA
- the ybfE gene encoding LexA regulated protein, whose amino-acid sequence MAKQDSDCITLDLFENLPKIGRPRTNPLSREQQIRINKRNQLKRDRSSGLRRVELKLHSDLVHALEEQAFAQGLSRGQLIEQILRDYIND is encoded by the coding sequence ATGGCAAAACAAGATTCCGATTGCATTACACTGGATCTGTTTGAAAACCTGCCAAAAATTGGGCGGCCTCGTACCAATCCCCTTAGCCGAGAACAACAAATCCGAATCAATAAACGCAATCAGCTCAAACGAGATCGCTCCTCAGGGCTTAGACGAGTTGAGTTAAAATTGCATTCCGATTTAGTACATGCCTTAGAAGAGCAAGCATTTGCTCAAGGGCTTTCTCGTGGGCAGTTAATTGAACAGATATTACGTGATTATATCAATGATTAA
- a CDS encoding NCS2 family permease, whose protein sequence is MLDKLFQLKQKGTTVKTEIVAGITTFFTMVYIVFVNPSILGVAGMDTQVVFVTTCLIAAFGTIAMGLFSNLPIALAPAMGLNAFFAFVVVQKLGYSWQVGMGAIFLGSIGLFLLTVFQVRYWFMSAIPLALRVGIGAGIGLLIALIGLKNMGLVVANPATLVALGDLHDPTVLLGILGFFIIVTLSARGIHSGVLISITLITALALWIDPNVQFNGVISTPPSLDSVVGQVDVAGAFDTALLGIIFSFMLVNLFDSSGTLIAVTDKAGFTDKNGRFPKMKQALYVDSVSAMVGSYMGTSAISTYIESGSGVSVGGRTGLTAIVVGLLFLLTIFFSPLASVVPSYATAGALVFVGILMASSLIEVKWSDLTEAAPAFITTAMMPFTYSITEGIAFGFISYCVMKLATGRAKEINAPVLVVSLLFIAKFVWVG, encoded by the coding sequence ATGTTAGACAAATTATTTCAATTGAAACAAAAAGGAACAACAGTAAAAACAGAGATTGTTGCTGGTATTACGACCTTTTTTACAATGGTTTATATTGTTTTTGTTAATCCGTCTATTTTAGGTGTAGCAGGAATGGACACACAAGTTGTGTTTGTAACGACTTGTTTGATTGCAGCATTTGGAACAATCGCAATGGGGCTCTTTAGTAACTTACCTATTGCCCTTGCACCTGCAATGGGGCTAAATGCTTTTTTTGCTTTTGTGGTGGTTCAAAAATTAGGCTATTCATGGCAAGTGGGAATGGGAGCTATTTTCTTAGGCTCAATTGGATTATTTTTGCTAACAGTTTTCCAAGTGCGTTATTGGTTTATGTCAGCAATTCCGTTGGCTTTGCGTGTAGGGATTGGTGCGGGTATTGGTTTACTGATTGCCTTAATTGGTTTAAAAAATATGGGGTTAGTCGTTGCCAATCCCGCAACATTGGTTGCACTAGGTGATTTACATGATCCAACAGTATTACTCGGTATTTTAGGATTCTTTATTATTGTTACACTGTCTGCTCGGGGCATTCATTCAGGTGTTTTGATTTCAATTACATTGATTACCGCACTTGCTTTATGGATTGACCCAAATGTGCAGTTTAATGGCGTAATTTCAACGCCACCAAGCCTTGATTCAGTCGTTGGGCAAGTTGATGTTGCAGGGGCTTTTGATACAGCATTACTTGGTATTATTTTTTCGTTTATGTTAGTGAATCTATTTGATTCATCTGGCACACTTATTGCGGTAACAGATAAGGCGGGATTTACGGATAAAAATGGGCGTTTCCCGAAAATGAAGCAGGCATTGTATGTTGATAGTGTTAGTGCAATGGTCGGTTCTTATATGGGAACATCTGCAATTAGCACTTATATTGAAAGTGGATCAGGTGTCTCTGTCGGTGGGCGTACAGGGCTGACGGCAATTGTAGTTGGGCTATTGTTTTTATTAACTATTTTCTTTTCACCATTAGCTAGTGTTGTACCATCTTATGCAACGGCTGGAGCATTGGTATTTGTCGGTATTTTAATGGCATCAAGTTTAATTGAAGTAAAATGGAGCGATTTAACGGAAGCTGCTCCCGCTTTTATCACAACCGCAATGATGCCATTTACCTACTCAATTACGGAAGGGATTGCCTTCGGATTTATTAGTTACTGTGTAATGAAATTAGCAACCGGGCGTGCAAAAGAGATCAATGCCCCAGTATTGGTTGTATCACTACTATTTATCGCAAAATTTGTATGGGTAGGATAA
- a CDS encoding PqiB family protein: MSENTVEIIPAKVRPPRKISPFWLLPLIAFLIGSVLFFQILQEQGEKITIRFQDGAGISAGKTAIRFQGLQIGLVKKVNFTNAMREVEVTAEISPEAKDILRKDTKFWLVRPSASLAGVSGLDALVSGNYISLLPGESNEEEDEFIAETEAPLVPVNDGDLLIKLIADDLGSITVGANVYFRKVPVGTIADYRFTDDQRKVEIDVVINKKYTHLVKQDSHFWNISGLKFNANFNSGISLEMDSLLSVVQGAVAFDSPVDSVKAKQEQTYQLFSDIKSAKRGIEAHLKIPTNIALSPNETALFYQGVQIGILSNLETPPNNQGMRLGTLLIDPNYQDLLRSHSAIVLKQPKFNLNKEQLEKFSELFRGNYLELIAGDGEPKLDFIVQKNEDYQLNRPENLSFSLTSPQSYGVDQGQGVYYHDVKIGEILKRDLTINNVKFSVIIFPDYRHLIGENSKFITVSNLDLSVGLDGFHLNASSPAQWVQGGIRLLDGNATGEAKTQYPLYKDVESAENGVITTEKKTTLTLSAKELSGISQGSVLLYRNFQVGEVLNIRPQKNNFEVDIFVEPKYRHLVSEHSRFWIEPAVQVDLSARGLNLQASPLMRTLKGAISFDNNGAKNNRTLYANVEKAHSGNTYITLTAKDASKLSEGMPLKYMGLTVGKIETLTLDNAKKQVKATAFINGQYYPVIAKAGSKFSAISPEISTTGLKNLDAVLQNYINIQVGNGKTQTQFALTNTDNSSVQFTSGFPIIIETSNANGIVADAPILYRGMQVGAVQRLSLSELGDRVLIYAKISNQYRHLVRKNSQFWAASGYTMDISLSGASINSGTMSQLLNGGITFSTPSGTVVQPQAEANQRFRLQRKTPEGALGWDQGVAE, translated from the coding sequence ATGTCAGAAAATACCGTAGAAATTATCCCTGCAAAAGTACGCCCACCTCGTAAAATCTCACCTTTTTGGTTATTACCTTTAATCGCATTTCTCATAGGGAGCGTGCTCTTTTTTCAAATTTTACAAGAACAAGGCGAAAAAATTACTATTCGTTTCCAAGACGGTGCGGGTATTTCTGCGGGTAAAACAGCTATTCGATTCCAAGGGCTACAAATTGGTTTAGTCAAAAAAGTAAACTTTACTAACGCAATGCGTGAAGTCGAAGTAACCGCTGAAATCTCCCCTGAAGCTAAAGATATTCTGCGTAAAGATACTAAATTTTGGCTCGTTCGCCCCTCTGCGTCTTTAGCAGGTGTTTCAGGATTAGATGCATTAGTATCAGGCAACTATATCAGCTTACTACCAGGAGAAAGTAATGAAGAAGAAGACGAATTTATTGCTGAAACGGAAGCTCCACTTGTTCCCGTTAATGATGGCGATCTACTGATAAAACTAATTGCAGACGATCTTGGCTCTATTACCGTTGGTGCGAATGTCTATTTCCGTAAAGTGCCAGTTGGAACAATTGCTGATTACCGCTTTACTGATGATCAAAGAAAAGTTGAAATTGATGTTGTGATCAATAAGAAATATACACATTTAGTTAAACAAGATAGTCATTTTTGGAATATTAGTGGGCTGAAATTTAACGCAAATTTTAATAGCGGTATTTCATTAGAAATGGACAGCTTACTTTCAGTTGTACAAGGGGCTGTTGCCTTTGATTCTCCCGTTGATTCTGTTAAGGCAAAACAAGAGCAGACTTATCAACTCTTCTCTGATATAAAATCAGCTAAACGTGGCATTGAAGCTCATCTCAAAATTCCTACAAACATTGCTTTAAGTCCAAATGAAACAGCCCTGTTTTACCAAGGGGTTCAAATTGGTATTTTATCTAATCTAGAAACACCGCCAAATAATCAGGGAATGCGGCTAGGCACATTATTGATCGACCCAAACTATCAAGATCTATTACGATCACATTCGGCAATTGTATTAAAACAGCCAAAATTTAATTTAAATAAAGAACAATTAGAGAAATTTAGCGAGCTTTTCCGTGGCAATTATCTTGAGCTTATTGCAGGCGATGGCGAACCAAAGCTTGATTTTATTGTACAAAAAAATGAGGACTACCAGCTCAATCGCCCTGAAAATCTCTCATTTAGCTTAACTTCTCCACAATCTTATGGCGTGGATCAAGGACAAGGAGTTTACTACCACGATGTTAAAATCGGTGAAATCCTCAAACGTGATCTTACCATCAATAACGTAAAATTTAGTGTAATTATTTTCCCAGATTATCGTCATTTAATTGGTGAGAATAGCAAATTTATTACCGTTTCTAATCTTGATCTTTCCGTAGGACTAGACGGTTTCCACTTAAATGCCAGTTCTCCTGCACAATGGGTCCAAGGTGGAATACGCTTACTTGATGGTAACGCAACAGGCGAAGCTAAAACACAATATCCACTGTATAAAGATGTAGAAAGTGCAGAAAACGGAGTCATAACAACCGAAAAGAAAACAACTTTGACCCTTTCCGCCAAAGAACTTTCGGGCATTAGCCAAGGTTCGGTACTACTGTATCGCAATTTCCAAGTCGGCGAAGTGCTAAACATTCGTCCACAGAAAAATAATTTTGAGGTCGATATTTTTGTTGAACCAAAATACCGCCATTTAGTTAGTGAGCACAGCCGTTTTTGGATTGAACCTGCGGTACAAGTTGATCTTTCTGCTCGTGGCTTAAATTTACAGGCTTCTCCGCTAATGCGAACTCTAAAAGGGGCAATCAGCTTTGATAATAATGGGGCAAAAAACAATCGAACACTCTATGCTAATGTAGAAAAGGCTCATTCAGGTAATACTTATATTACTTTAACAGCAAAAGATGCGAGTAAACTGAGTGAAGGAATGCCATTAAAATATATGGGATTAACCGTAGGTAAAATTGAAACATTAACACTCGATAATGCAAAAAAACAGGTAAAAGCGACCGCTTTTATTAACGGTCAATACTATCCAGTCATTGCCAAAGCAGGCAGTAAATTCAGTGCAATTTCCCCTGAAATTAGCACCACAGGGCTAAAAAATCTTGATGCGGTGTTACAAAATTACATCAATATTCAAGTCGGTAATGGCAAAACACAAACGCAATTTGCACTGACAAATACAGATAATAGCTCAGTACAATTTACTTCAGGATTTCCAATTATTATTGAAACCAGTAATGCAAATGGTATCGTCGCCGATGCGCCTATTCTTTATCGTGGAATGCAAGTAGGTGCAGTGCAACGTTTAAGTTTAAGTGAACTCGGCGACAGAGTGCTGATTTATGCCAAAATTAGCAACCAATACCGCCATTTAGTCCGTAAAAATTCGCAATTTTGGGCAGCCTCTGGTTACACAATGGATATTAGCCTAAGTGGTGCGAGTATCAATTCAGGTACAATGTCGCAACTCTTAAACGGTGGTATTACTTTCTCAACACCATCTGGCACCGTTGTCCAACCACAAGCAGAGGCAAACCAACGTTTCCGCCTACAACGTAAAACCCCCGAAGGGGCGTTAGGCTGGGATCAGGGTGTCGCAGAATAG
- the hpaC gene encoding 4-hydroxyphenylacetate 3-monooxygenase, reductase component: protein MSCCLERIIMADFSQQFRDAMAHLSASVHIVTSNGEAGKIGITVSSVTSVSDSPPTLLFCVNQQSELHDILKRNGEVCVNVLNHEQADLAKHFAGMENSTMEERFSWDIWSENEKGIPKLDTAIANLEGKIVEMYAVGSHTIFIVALSAIQSTPNHSLVYFARQFKTVKI from the coding sequence ATATCATGTTGTTTGGAAAGAATAATAATGGCGGATTTTTCACAACAATTTCGTGATGCAATGGCTCATTTATCGGCGTCTGTACATATTGTAACCAGTAATGGTGAGGCAGGAAAAATAGGCATTACGGTTTCTTCCGTAACCTCTGTGAGCGATAGCCCTCCAACACTACTATTTTGTGTGAATCAGCAAAGCGAATTACACGATATATTAAAGCGAAATGGTGAGGTGTGCGTTAATGTGTTAAATCACGAGCAGGCTGATTTAGCTAAGCATTTTGCAGGAATGGAAAACAGCACAATGGAAGAACGTTTTTCGTGGGATATTTGGTCTGAAAATGAAAAAGGAATACCTAAGCTAGATACAGCGATTGCTAATTTAGAGGGAAAAATTGTAGAAATGTATGCTGTTGGTTCTCATACTATTTTTATTGTAGCGCTTTCAGCAATTCAATCTACTCCAAACCACAGTCTCGTTTATTTTGCCCGACAGTTTAAAACGGTAAAAATTTGA
- the tehB gene encoding SAM-dependent methyltransferase TehB: protein MQDLICYKQMPVWTKDSLPQMFQEQHNTKAGTWAKLTILQGAIRYSELTEQGEIVQQQVFDVDNQSAFVSPQVWHKVEPLTDDLRCQLAFYCQPQDYFVKKYNLTVTHSEVLSAVKYISSGTALDLGCGRGRNSLYLNSLGFDVTAVDHSSESIGFLNRIITQEEIKHLHTAIYDINQADISGSYDLIISTVVMMFLQRDRIPAIIKNMQANTKINGYNLIVCAMDTVEYPCSMPFSFTFKENELADYYQGWEMIKYNEELGHLHKTDENGNRIQLKFVTMLAKKIS from the coding sequence ATGCAAGATTTAATTTGCTATAAACAGATGCCAGTTTGGACGAAAGATAGCCTGCCACAAATGTTTCAAGAACAGCATAATACAAAGGCTGGAACTTGGGCTAAATTAACGATATTGCAAGGGGCAATAAGATATAGTGAGCTAACCGAGCAAGGTGAGATTGTTCAGCAGCAGGTGTTTGATGTGGATAATCAAAGCGCATTTGTTTCCCCACAAGTTTGGCATAAAGTTGAGCCTTTAACTGATGATTTAAGGTGCCAACTTGCTTTTTATTGTCAGCCACAGGATTATTTTGTTAAAAAATATAATTTGACGGTGACCCATTCAGAAGTCCTAAGTGCAGTTAAATACATTTCTTCGGGGACCGCATTAGATCTTGGTTGTGGGCGAGGTAGAAATTCACTTTATTTGAATTCACTTGGATTTGATGTAACAGCAGTAGATCATAGCAGTGAAAGTATTGGATTTTTAAATCGGATAATTACTCAAGAAGAGATTAAACATCTTCATACCGCAATTTATGATATTAACCAGGCTGATATTAGCGGGAGTTATGATTTAATTATTTCTACTGTAGTGATGATGTTTTTACAGCGAGATCGTATTCCTGCAATCATTAAAAATATGCAGGCTAATACTAAAATCAATGGCTACAATTTGATTGTATGTGCAATGGATACTGTAGAATACCCTTGTTCAATGCCATTTTCATTTACGTTTAAAGAGAATGAGCTAGCTGATTATTACCAAGGCTGGGAAATGATAAAATATAATGAAGAATTAGGGCATTTACATAAAACTGATGAAAACGGCAATCGTATTCAATTAAAATTTGTAACAATGTTGGCTAAGAAAATTAGCTAG